A region of Paenibacillus sp. 37 DNA encodes the following proteins:
- a CDS encoding Rne/Rng family ribonuclease has translation MKQMVVHNEHNLMQMALLEEGKAVEFTAERTRDRGLLGSFFKGRVVNVLPGMQAAFVDIGQKKNAFLYVDDVLHPHLEKQPKVKPSISELLRPGQEVIVQVLKEPVGGKGARVTTHYSLPGRWLVYMPVADYVAVSKKIAREGDRSRLKALGEQLRRDEEGLIIRTVSGEEQHEAIKSDLETLRAQWYLIREKADSLPSPSLLHRDHSMVQRIIRDVYTPGSDEVITDSEGQAREVKALLEEISPGHQPKVQVYRGTESIFAAYGVQEQLNKDFARKVWLPGGGYIVIDHTEALTVVDVNTGKYTGAGGDSLEETVTETNIQAAVEIARLMRLRDIGGMIIVDFIDMEEASNRHEVAATLEGELKKDRTKAFVMGWTKLGLLELTRKKVREESTLPYVEPCSSCHGTGKRYISPFH, from the coding sequence ATGAAACAAATGGTAGTACATAATGAACATAACCTCATGCAAATGGCGCTTCTGGAAGAAGGCAAAGCTGTGGAATTTACGGCAGAACGTACACGCGATCGTGGACTGCTGGGTTCCTTTTTCAAGGGACGGGTCGTGAATGTGTTACCAGGTATGCAAGCTGCTTTTGTGGATATTGGTCAGAAAAAGAATGCGTTCCTTTATGTGGACGATGTGTTGCATCCCCATCTGGAGAAACAGCCCAAGGTGAAGCCTTCCATCTCGGAGTTGCTTCGTCCGGGTCAGGAAGTCATTGTTCAGGTTCTGAAAGAACCGGTAGGAGGCAAGGGAGCCCGGGTGACGACTCATTATTCACTCCCGGGCCGTTGGCTTGTCTACATGCCTGTTGCTGACTATGTAGCGGTATCCAAGAAAATTGCCCGTGAAGGGGATCGTTCCCGTCTTAAGGCACTTGGGGAGCAACTGAGGCGGGATGAAGAAGGACTCATTATTCGGACCGTATCTGGAGAAGAACAGCATGAGGCCATTAAGTCGGACTTGGAAACATTACGCGCGCAGTGGTATCTGATTCGTGAAAAAGCAGACAGTTTGCCTTCACCAAGCCTCTTGCATCGGGATCATAGCATGGTACAGCGAATCATCAGAGATGTGTATACGCCAGGGAGTGACGAAGTCATCACTGATAGTGAGGGACAAGCCCGTGAAGTAAAAGCATTGCTCGAAGAGATTAGTCCTGGTCATCAACCCAAAGTACAGGTGTATCGGGGAACAGAATCCATCTTTGCTGCCTATGGTGTGCAGGAACAGTTGAATAAGGATTTTGCCCGGAAGGTGTGGTTGCCCGGAGGCGGATACATTGTTATTGATCATACCGAAGCTCTGACTGTAGTGGATGTGAACACGGGTAAATATACGGGAGCTGGCGGTGACAGTCTGGAAGAGACCGTGACAGAGACCAACATACAGGCAGCAGTGGAGATTGCCCGTCTAATGCGCCTGCGTGATATCGGTGGCATGATTATTGTCGACTTCATTGATATGGAGGAAGCCTCAAATCGGCATGAAGTAGCGGCAACCTTGGAGGGTGAGCTCAAGAAGGATCGGACCAAAGCGTTTGTAATGGGTTGGACAAAGCTGGGCTTGCTCGAACTTACCCGTAAGAAAGTGCGGGAAGAAAGTACGCTACCCTATGTGGAGCCGTGTTCTTCCTGCCATGGTACGGGAAAAAGATATATTTCACCTTTTCATTGA
- a CDS encoding M50 family metallopeptidase produces the protein MIRVWGVRITFHPFFVIIMMASLLTGHFIELITLFAIVFIHECGHAAAAALLGYRVLSIQMLPFGGVAVIEDGGTITAYREIMIALAGPLQNMLMVGVVMLLQYGNLGDPVFLNYIIQGNLLIALFNLLPVLPLDGGKIVQALVSLWAPYYTTLMWTYRISILCSVGVILYAISRWFTGDYGLPLNILLIGLFLFYSNVTDYRNVPYRFIRFLMNREGAFARHAATGSLAQPIISFPAKPLDTILRLLKRERYHMVYVMNRQGRIMAVLPEQRIIGSYFQQNGDKL, from the coding sequence TTGATTAGGGTGTGGGGAGTCCGTATTACGTTTCATCCGTTTTTTGTAATTATCATGATGGCCTCCCTTCTGACTGGACATTTTATTGAACTTATTACGTTGTTTGCCATCGTATTCATTCATGAATGTGGACATGCTGCGGCGGCGGCACTTCTGGGCTATCGTGTCTTGTCGATCCAGATGCTCCCTTTTGGAGGAGTAGCGGTTATCGAAGATGGAGGTACGATCACGGCCTACCGGGAAATCATGATTGCTCTGGCTGGTCCATTACAAAACATGCTGATGGTTGGCGTGGTTATGCTGTTGCAGTATGGCAATCTGGGTGATCCGGTATTTCTAAACTATATCATTCAGGGGAATCTGCTCATTGCTCTCTTTAATCTGCTGCCTGTACTTCCTCTGGACGGAGGTAAAATTGTTCAGGCACTTGTCAGTCTGTGGGCACCCTACTATACAACATTAATGTGGACTTACAGAATTAGCATTCTGTGTAGCGTAGGGGTGATTTTATATGCGATCAGCCGATGGTTTACTGGAGACTACGGCCTACCGCTCAACATTCTGTTAATCGGCCTTTTTTTGTTCTATTCCAACGTAACGGATTACCGAAATGTGCCCTATCGCTTTATTCGTTTTCTTATGAATCGAGAGGGTGCGTTTGCTCGTCACGCGGCTACTGGCAGTTTGGCGCAGCCAATAATCTCATTCCCGGCGAAACCTTTGGACACTATTTTGCGTCTATTAAAGAGAGAAAGATACCATATGGTATACGTGATGAACAGACAGGGTCGAATTATGGCTGTATTGCCTGAGCAACGGATTATCGGTTCCTATTTTCAACAAAATGGTGATAAATTGTAG